AAAGCAACTTCCTTCAGATAATTCATTTCAAAACTGTCTATCTTTTGATTCAGAATTAAATCTAAATCAACAGCATCCAAACACCATTCAAGATATTTCACACTATTGGCATGATTGACGATATCCAAATCAGAAAGTTTTACAGTATGAGCTGCCTTTTGTAGCAGCATCTCCTGCTGAAAATTAATTTTGCTAAATGGGAGTTGCGTGGCTCTAGTAGCATATTTTTCAAAATGCTCGTGAGGCAAGGCTAATGTTTCCGGTCTTCTGGTTTTTGTATTAAAGACAGCCCAAAATGTTTCACATCCTGCAATTTTTTCTTCCCCAAGATACACTTCCAAACAACGGGTAGAACGGGAATTTTCCAAAGAATTAATCCAGGTTTTTACCGTAATGGTATCTTTCCATTTAGGCATTCGCTTTATCTCCACACGCATTCTGCTCAAAACCCAAGCCTGATGATTTATTTGCATATCACTAAAACTGATACCTCCAAGTTCTGCATGCAAACCTGCCGTTAATTGTAAAATATTACATAAATCAGTGTGTTTTAGATAACCATTAGGATAACATTGCAAAAAAGTAATGTCCCAATCCTGTTGCAAAACCGAAGTGAAATTAGGAGAAATTGGCATTTACTTAATGTTAGTTTCAATGTAATTAATAATCTCTTTTCTGTCTGTCAGATAATCAAACCACACTGCATTTTCTGTACGCTTAAACCAAGTCAGTTGTCTTTTAGCAAAATTGCGAGTGTTTTTTTTGATTTCTTCAATAGCCAAATCCAAACTTAGTGTTCCGTCAAAATAATCAAATAATTCTCTGTATCCAACGGTTTGTAAAGCATTCAGTTCTTTGTTTGGATATAATCTTTCAGCTTCTGTCAAAAGGCCTTCGTTCATCATCATATCAACTCGTTGATTGATTCGGTCATATAGTATGGCTCTTTCAGCTTCTAAACCAATCACAATAGGAGTGAAGCGGCGTTGATTTTTCTTTTGTCCGATAAAACTCGAATAGGGTTTACTGGTTCCCAAACAAACTTCTACAAAACGTTTCATGCGCTGTGGATTTTGCAACGTCTGTGGGTTTTCAGAAAGTAATTTATGATAATAGCCTGAATCTAAATCTTTCAATTGAGTTTGCAGGTAATCTATCCCAAACAATTCAAAATCAGTGTTAATTTGTTTTCTAATGTTTTCGTCGATATCCGGAAATTCATCAAACCCTTTTAAAACAGCATCCACATACAAACCCGAACCACCAACCATGACTTGAATATTCTTTTTCAAGAACAATTCATCAAGCTTCTCTATAGCTTCCCGCTCAAAATCACCCACAGTATAACTTTCAAAAATCGATTTGTTTTGAATAAAATGATGCGGAGCTGCAGCTAATTCTTCCGTACTCGGAACTGCTGTTCCAATTTTCATCTCTTTAAAAAACTGTCTACTGTCACAGGATAGTATGTCACAGCCGAAATGTTGTGCCAAAGCAATGCTTAAAGAAGTCTTTCCAATAGCTGTAGGCCCGATAATAGTGATTAAGTAATTCAAAATTTAATAACCTTACAGTTTTTACTTCGACGTAAATACCCTTGAATGATACTTCTGGTATCGCGGTTGTTTTGCATTGGGATAATGATGTTTTTTAGGATTTCAAGGTTGTTTACCTGATAATTCAAATCAAAAAAACAATAGCCTTTATAAATACCATTTTCTATAAGTACAGCACTGCGTTCTTCCAAACTTCTGCCTCTATCAATGATAACCATATTGTTGTTTTCAAAGCCGGCGTTCTTTATAAACTCTTCTACACGTTCGTTATAAATTTCAGGAGCTTCTTTGCCAAGACAGGCGCCATTGCATTCTTTAATTTTGTGCTGAAAACAACCGTTTTGGGTTTCATACAAACCATTAAGTTTTTGACATAACTGGTATTCTGAAGTAACTTTGAAAAGCAAATTTTTTCCTTCCTGAATCGAGCTGAAAGAGGTAATCTCCTTTTTTCGGCCATCGGCTTTCAATACTTTCAAAGTCATATAGCCGTTTTCATCTTTCTCCTGATACAACGCCCATTGGAAAATTGTCTTACGTTGTGCAGTATTATAAACCGGTTTGTTGATTTTGATTTCCTCACTCTCTTTCAATAAAGCAATGAGTTCGCTACCCGTTACTTCATAAGTCACCGCAAAAACATCGCGCTGAATCTTTTTACTCTTTCCCGAAGTTCCGGTGAAGTGTTGGTTGATGCGTTTTTTTATATTTCGGCTTTTGCCAATATAAATCAAATCACCTTTCTCGTTATGAATGTAGTAAATACCGGTTTTACTCGGCATGCTTTCCACAATATCCAACAGCTTTGGCGATAACCCTTTTTTGATTTCGGCTTTAATTAAACTGATTAAAATTTCTTTTTCGACATCTTTGGCCAAAAGCATTTTGAACAATTTTACGGTAGCCATAGCATCACCACTGGCACGATGCCTATCGGTAACCGGAATGCCTAAAGAACGAACCAGTTTTCCTAAACTATAAGAAGCCTGTCCCGGAATCAGTTTTTGAGACAATTCAACCGTGCAAAGGGTAGGTTTTACATAATCATACCCCAATCGGTTAAATTCTGTTCGAAGGATTCGGTAGTCAAAAGAAGCGTTATGAGCTACTACAATGCAATCTTGTGTAATCTCAATAATGCGTTTGGCAATTTCATAAAATTTGGGAGCCGAACGCAACATGGCATTATTAATTCCGGTAAGCTTAACCACAAATGGTTGTATTGGCTTTTCTGGATTGACCAAGCTTATGAACTGGTCAACAACTTCATGACCGTCAAATTTGTAGATGGCAATTTCCGTAATGCCTTCTTCATTAAATTGGCCGCCGGTGGTTTCTATGTCAAGTATTGCGTAAATAGCTTTCTTTTTTTATTACAATAAGAAAATCATTTTCAAATTTTCAGATTGGTACATTTTTAAATTATCTTCCTCCAAAGATACTGCTTCCTATTCGAACCATAGTGCTGCCACAATCAATGGCCAGTGGATAATCGCTCGACATCCCCATAGAGAGGGTATTCAGTTGGCAGTTGTTGGTATTTCGTGATTTGTTTTTGTCAAAAATTGATTTTAAATGCTCAAATTCTCTTTTTATTTGCTCCTGATTATCAGTAAACGTAGCCATGCCCATTAAGCCAATGACTTTAATATTCTCAAGCGTTTTGAATTCCTCGGATTTTAGTACTTCTTCTAATTCTTTTTCATCCAAACCAAACTTGGTGTCTTCTTCGGCTATGTGAATTTGCAACAAACAATTAATGTTCTTTCTCCACCGTACCGCATGACGGTTGATTTCTTTAAGCAACTTCAAACTGTCAACCCCATGAATCAGTTTTACATACGGCACCATATATTTCACTTT
Above is a genomic segment from Flavobacterium phycosphaerae containing:
- a CDS encoding acyl-[acyl-carrier-protein] thioesterase, with amino-acid sequence MPISPNFTSVLQQDWDITFLQCYPNGYLKHTDLCNILQLTAGLHAELGGISFSDMQINHQAWVLSRMRVEIKRMPKWKDTITVKTWINSLENSRSTRCLEVYLGEEKIAGCETFWAVFNTKTRRPETLALPHEHFEKYATRATQLPFSKINFQQEMLLQKAAHTVKLSDLDIVNHANSVKYLEWCLDAVDLDLILNQKIDSFEMNYLKEVALNDTVALCSHTSDNEITFAVQKDDKVAFALLLHLK
- the miaA gene encoding tRNA (adenosine(37)-N6)-dimethylallyltransferase MiaA codes for the protein MNYLITIIGPTAIGKTSLSIALAQHFGCDILSCDSRQFFKEMKIGTAVPSTEELAAAPHHFIQNKSIFESYTVGDFEREAIEKLDELFLKKNIQVMVGGSGLYVDAVLKGFDEFPDIDENIRKQINTDFELFGIDYLQTQLKDLDSGYYHKLLSENPQTLQNPQRMKRFVEVCLGTSKPYSSFIGQKKNQRRFTPIVIGLEAERAILYDRINQRVDMMMNEGLLTEAERLYPNKELNALQTVGYRELFDYFDGTLSLDLAIEEIKKNTRNFAKRQLTWFKRTENAVWFDYLTDRKEIINYIETNIK
- a CDS encoding exonuclease domain-containing protein — translated: MYAILDIETTGGQFNEEGITEIAIYKFDGHEVVDQFISLVNPEKPIQPFVVKLTGINNAMLRSAPKFYEIAKRIIEITQDCIVVAHNASFDYRILRTEFNRLGYDYVKPTLCTVELSQKLIPGQASYSLGKLVRSLGIPVTDRHRASGDAMATVKLFKMLLAKDVEKEILISLIKAEIKKGLSPKLLDIVESMPSKTGIYYIHNEKGDLIYIGKSRNIKKRINQHFTGTSGKSKKIQRDVFAVTYEVTGSELIALLKESEEIKINKPVYNTAQRKTIFQWALYQEKDENGYMTLKVLKADGRKKEITSFSSIQEGKNLLFKVTSEYQLCQKLNGLYETQNGCFQHKIKECNGACLGKEAPEIYNERVEEFIKNAGFENNNMVIIDRGRSLEERSAVLIENGIYKGYCFFDLNYQVNNLEILKNIIIPMQNNRDTRSIIQGYLRRSKNCKVIKF
- a CDS encoding YggS family pyridoxal phosphate-dependent enzyme, with the translated sequence MSIQENLLSIKASLPSHVTLVAVSKTKPISDLMEAYEAGQRIFGENKIQEMTEKWQQMPKDIEWHMIGHVQSNKVKYMVPYVKLIHGVDSLKLLKEINRHAVRWRKNINCLLQIHIAEEDTKFGLDEKELEEVLKSEEFKTLENIKVIGLMGMATFTDNQEQIKREFEHLKSIFDKNKSRNTNNCQLNTLSMGMSSDYPLAIDCGSTMVRIGSSIFGGR